The genomic segment GACCTGCGCGACGCCCTCGACGAGTTCGGCGCGGTGATGCTGAAGGCGCGAACCGGCGGCTACGACGGCCGCGGCAACGTCCCCGTCCGCGACGAGAGCGAGGTCGAAGAGGCCCTCGACGCCGTCGGCGGCCCGGCGATGGCCGAGGCGTTCGTCGACTTCGCGCGCGAACTGTCGGTCATCGCGGTGCAGGGCGACGGGGAAGTGCGGACGTTTCCGGTGGGCGAGAACGTCCACGAGGCGGAGATTCTGCGCGAGACGGTCGTCCCCGCCCGGACGACGGACGCGGTCCGCGCGCGCGCCGACGAGGTGGCCCGCGACGTGCTCTCGGTGCTGGACGGCCGCGGGGTGTTCGGCGTCGAACTGTTCGAGACGCCCGACGGCGACGTCTCGGTGAACGAGATAGCGCCGCGCCCGCACAACTCGGGTCACTGGACCATCGAGGGGGCGCGCACCTCGCAGTTCGAACAGCACGTCCGCGCGGTCCTCGGGTGGCCCCTCGGGTCCACCGCGCGCCGGGCGCCGACCGCGATGGCGAACGTCCTCGGAACCGTCGAGGAGACGCGCCCGGCGACGCTGGGCAACGTCGAGTCCGTCCTCGCCGCCGAGGAGGCGTCGCTGCACTGGTACGGCAAGGACGACGTGCGCCCCCTGCGGAAGATGGGCCACCTGACGCTGACGGGCGCGGACGGGGCGGCCGACGACGAGGCCGACGTAGACGGACTGCTGGCGCGGGCGCGGGACCTGCGCGACGGACTGACGTTCGACTGACGACGACGCTCGGAGCTATCATGACAGACGACACAGACGACGTGACCGTCGAATCGCTCATCGACCGACTCCGCGCCGAGGCCGACGCCGACGCAGACCCCGAGACGACGCCGGACGTGGGCGTCATCATGGGGTCGGACTCGGACCTCGACGTGATGCGCGGCGCGCACGAGGCCCTCGACGAACTCGGCTTCGCCGAGCAGACCGACTTCCACGACGCCCCCGACGCGCGCTTCACCTACGAGACGTACGTCGTCTCCGCGCACCGGACGCCCGACCTGATGTACGCCTACGGCGAGACGGCGGCGGAGCGAGGCCTCGACGTGATAATCGCCGGGGCGGGCGGCAAGTCCGCCGACCTGCCGAACATGACCGCCTCCATCGCGTACCCGCTCCCGGTGGTCGGCGTCCCGGTGCAGGAGAAGTCCGTCGACTCGGTCATCGGTATGCCGACG from the Halogeometricum rufum genome contains:
- a CDS encoding 5-(carboxyamino)imidazole ribonucleotide synthase, which produces MTVTVPGPTLGVVGGGQLGRMLAEAAAPLGVEVVVLDPTPDCPAAPVARDHVVGDFDDPEAFRELAARTDALTFEIELADSDLLDEVADEYGLTVNPAPETLSLIEDKLVQKEALADAGVPVPPFRRVDDADDLRDALDEFGAVMLKARTGGYDGRGNVPVRDESEVEEALDAVGGPAMAEAFVDFARELSVIAVQGDGEVRTFPVGENVHEAEILRETVVPARTTDAVRARADEVARDVLSVLDGRGVFGVELFETPDGDVSVNEIAPRPHNSGHWTIEGARTSQFEQHVRAVLGWPLGSTARRAPTAMANVLGTVEETRPATLGNVESVLAAEEASLHWYGKDDVRPLRKMGHLTLTGADGAADDEADVDGLLARARDLRDGLTFD
- the purE gene encoding 5-(carboxyamino)imidazole ribonucleotide mutase, with protein sequence MTDDTDDVTVESLIDRLRAEADADADPETTPDVGVIMGSDSDLDVMRGAHEALDELGFAEQTDFHDAPDARFTYETYVVSAHRTPDLMYAYGETAAERGLDVIIAGAGGKSADLPNMTASIAYPLPVVGVPVQEKSVDSVIGMPTGAPIVAVDAGKSFNAALSAVQMLAREHEVLEDRLVAYHESLTGGVARDSRDLHDMGVAGYVASREE